The Eubacterium sp. MSJ-33 genomic sequence AAGGGAAAGCATTTCAACAAGGGTAAGAAGCTTGCGGCATCCGCAGAGAAGAAGGAGGCGTAAATACTATGTTAGAGCTGAAGAATATTTATAAGACCTTCAATGCGGGAACGGTCAATGAGAAAATGGCGTTAAGAGGACTGAATCTGACGCTGGAGGATGGCGATTTCGTAACTGTCATCGGTGGAAACGGAGCCGGTAAGTCTACGATGTTAAATGCAATCGCAGGTGTATGGCCGGTCGATCAGGGACAAATCCTGATCGGGGATGCCGATGTGACAAAGCTTCCGGAGTATAAGCGTGCCAAATATCTCGGACGTGTGTTCCAGGATCCAATGACCGGAACAGCAGCGACAATGGAGATTCAGGAGAATCTGGCACTGGCACTCCGACGGGGAGACAGCCGTACTTTGAAAGCCGGAATCACGAAGAAGGAGCATGCAAAGTATCGTGAGATGCTGGCAACACTGGGACTTGGCCTTGAAGATCGTATGACCTCCAAGGTAGGACTTCTGTCCGGTGGACAGAGACAGGCACTCACATTGCTCATGGCAACCTTGAAGAAGCCGAAGCTTCTGCTTCTCGATGAGCATACAGCAGCCCTTGATCCAAAGACGGCAGCGAAGGTGTTGCAGACGACAGATATGATTGTTAACCGTGATAATCTGACCACTTTGATGATTACACATAATATGAAGGATGCAATCGCACACGGAAACCGTCTGATCATGATGATGGATGGCAATATCATTCTCGATATCCGTGGTGAAGAGAAGAAGAAGCTGACGGTTGCAGATCTGCTTCACAAGTTTGAAGAGGCAAGCGGCGAGGAATTTGCGAACGACAAGGCGATTCTTGGCTAGTCGAGCGTGACAGAACGATTGCAAATGAGCGGCGTGGATGTTGCGCGCAGGTCATCATGTTTATGCGTGGTGACAGGTAAGATAGAATTATGAATGAAGAACAGGTATTGATTGCGCGTTTGCAGGACTTGGCGAAGCGTGCATACAGACAAAATATTTATACATACACCGGATTCTTAACTTCCGCGGAGCTTGCGGTGGTCTATGAGAAGCAGGCGGATTTCTCCTTCGTGGGGATGACCTGCTTCGGTGGAACGCCGGAGTGTGAACGGCAGATGGTACAGTTTGGTTCGGAAGAATTGTTTGGTTATGAGGGAGTGTTTCCTATCTCGATTATTCTGGTAGAACCACTGCTGGATAAATTCGCTGAAGATTTGAGCCATCGCGATTTTCTCGGTGCACTCATGAATCTGGGGATTGAACGGTCTGTGCTCGGTGACATTCTGGTAAAGGATGGAAAGCGGGCATATATTTTCTGTCAGGAGAATATCGCTGCATATATTATGGAGCAACTGACAAAGATAAAACATACGAACGTGAAAACATCTCTCGTGGAGGGCGGGATCGAGGATCTGAAGCCCACACTTGAGGATATACACGTGATTGTCAGTGCACCGAGGTTTGATGCCATCGTTGCAGCTGTCACGAAATGCTCCCGCAACGAGACGCTGGATATGTTCCGGGCGAAGAAAGTTACACGGAACGGCAGAATCGAGGAACGCAACAGTCTGGTCTTAAAAGAGGGCGATAGTTTCTCGGTCCGCGGGTATGGAAAGTTTCGGTATTGCGGTGCCGGAAGTGAGACGCGAAAAGGCAGAGTGAATATTTATTTAAAGAAATATATTTAGGGGTTTCCGAATGGGAAAAGTCGTGATAAAATATGTGACAGTGAGGCTTTTGCCATGAAAAAGGGAGACAATGAGGCGAGAAGGATATGATCAGTAAGTACATTACAGAGAATGGAAAATTCAGACAGATTGATGAGTTTATGCCTGGTACATGGATCAATCTGACGGCGCCGACACAGGATGAGAGTCTTGAGATTGCAAGAAGATATAATGTGGATCTCGCAGATATCCGGGCTGCGCTGGATGATGAGGAATCATCCCGTGTGGATGTCAACGATGATTATGTTTTAATATTATTTGATATTCCGTCGGTGGAGATCCGACACAATCAGGAGGCATATACAACCATCCCGCTGGGGGTTGTATGGACGGATGATGCAATTATTACGGTGTGTTCGGCGGAAACTCCGGTGCTGAAGCATTTTATTGTCAATAATATACGGGATTTTACTACGAAGAAGCAGGTACGTTTTACTTATCAGATTATGTATCGGACGAGTATGTTATATCAGTCGTATCTTCGTATTATTGACCGGCGCAGACTTGAGATGGAGGAACGTATGGGAGGCGCAACGGAAGATGCCGATATCGTCAACCTGCATGAGATGGAATCCAACCTGGTGTATTTTGATACATCATTGCGTGCGAATCGGATGGTTGTAGACCGTCTGACACGGTATAGCGGAATCCGGAAATTCCCGGAAGATCAGGAATTGCTGGATGATGTGATTGTCGAGAATCTGCAGGCGATAGAGATGACGCAGATCTACCGGGATATCTTAAAGGGTACACGGGAGCTGATGTCAACCGTGATCGATAACCGTCTGAACAACATCATGAAGCTGCTGGCTGCGATTACAATCGTCATGTCCATACCGACGATTATATCGGGATTATATGGTATGAATGTAAATGGCAATGGTATGCCATTTTCAAAGGAGCCATGGGGATTTATGATTATATGTGTGCTTACGCTTGTCATCTGCATTGTTGTGACAATCGTGCTGCGAAAAAAGAAGATGTTGTGATAGATCCTGTTTGCAGGCAGACACAGAATTATGCAGGATGGCATGGGGAGATAAGGGTTGAGATAGATTGAAAAATTTGAGATTTAAATTCGTTGTTGCAACGAGTCCGTTGTTCGTTGCCACGCATATTCCGCGTGCGAATTATATGATAAAACACAAAGAAAAATACACCGAACAGCAACGGTATGCATTTGCGATGAAAATCGAGAATCATATGCGCAGACGTGCCCGTACGAAAACCGATGTATATGGCAGGGAGAATCTGCCACAGGATGGCGGTTATATCATGTATGCGAACCATCAGGGCAAATACGATGCACTTGGGATCATGCTGGCACATCCAAAGCCGTGTGCGATGTTGTGGGAAGAGAAATCCGCAGACCGTCTGGTTGCAAGACAGGTATGTGGTCTGGTGGAGGGAACCACGATATCGTTTGAGGATCCGAAGCAGCAGATCGGAGCGTTGAAGACGATTGCCGAGCGCGTGAAGGCGGGGAAACCGTATTTGATTTTCCCGGAGGGCGGGTATACCGATAATAAAAATGAGTTACAGGAATTTAAGTCCGGGTGTTTTGCGTGTTCATTAAAATCAAAGACTCCGATCGTACCGGTTGTGATTTACGATTCGTGGCGGTCAATGGATACAAACACCTTCGGTAAGGTCCGGACACAGGTGCATTTTCTCCCACAGATTCCTTATGAGGAATATGGGAAGCTGCGGAAGCCGGATGTATGTGAGTTGGTGAAGATGAGGATACAGGAGAAGCTGGATGAATTAAAGGAAGCAGATCCGAGGAGATGAAAAACGTGAAGACAGGTATTGTATTAGAGGGCGGTGCGTTCCGTGGGCTTTTTACTGCAGGAGCATTGGACTGCCTGATGGATAATCAGATAGTATTTGATTATGTGGTAGGAGTATCTGCCGGCGCTGGAAACGCAGTTAATTATCTGGCAGGACAAAAAGGCCGTACCAAATGGACAATCACCGCAAGCGGTGAAAATGCATATTATGGCGTCAAACAGATGCGCAAAAGCAAAAAGATGCTTGATTTAGACCGTATGGTGATGGAGTTTTCGCACAAGCAGTACCCATTTGATTTTGAGAAATTCCTTGCGTCACCATCGGAAGTAGAACTCGTGGTGACAAACTGTGAGACCGGAAAAGCGGAATATATCGCGAAGACAGACGATGAGAAGCGTATGCTGACAGCAGTGAAGGCATCGTGTTCGGTTCCGGTACTGTGTAATCCGGTCGAGTTAGATGGGTTTCACTATATGGATGGAAGTCTGGCAGATTCGATTCCGGTGAAGCGGGCATTTACGGTTGGATGCGACCGGGTAGTCTGTATACTGACCAGAAAACCGGAAGAAGCACCGACAAACTATGGGAAGATTCGTGTACTGATGCGGACATATAAGAAGAAGTATCCGGCGTTCTATGATACACTGATGCGCAGGAGAGAGATGTACGCGAAGCAGTTAGACCG encodes the following:
- a CDS encoding ABC transporter ATP-binding protein, which codes for MLELKNIYKTFNAGTVNEKMALRGLNLTLEDGDFVTVIGGNGAGKSTMLNAIAGVWPVDQGQILIGDADVTKLPEYKRAKYLGRVFQDPMTGTAATMEIQENLALALRRGDSRTLKAGITKKEHAKYREMLATLGLGLEDRMTSKVGLLSGGQRQALTLLMATLKKPKLLLLDEHTAALDPKTAAKVLQTTDMIVNRDNLTTLMITHNMKDAIAHGNRLIMMMDGNIILDIRGEEKKKLTVADLLHKFEEASGEEFANDKAILG
- a CDS encoding lysophospholipid acyltransferase family protein yields the protein MRFKFVVATSPLFVATHIPRANYMIKHKEKYTEQQRYAFAMKIENHMRRRARTKTDVYGRENLPQDGGYIMYANHQGKYDALGIMLAHPKPCAMLWEEKSADRLVARQVCGLVEGTTISFEDPKQQIGALKTIAERVKAGKPYLIFPEGGYTDNKNELQEFKSGCFACSLKSKTPIVPVVIYDSWRSMDTNTFGKVRTQVHFLPQIPYEEYGKLRKPDVCELVKMRIQEKLDELKEADPRR
- a CDS encoding magnesium transporter CorA family protein; translation: MISKYITENGKFRQIDEFMPGTWINLTAPTQDESLEIARRYNVDLADIRAALDDEESSRVDVNDDYVLILFDIPSVEIRHNQEAYTTIPLGVVWTDDAIITVCSAETPVLKHFIVNNIRDFTTKKQVRFTYQIMYRTSMLYQSYLRIIDRRRLEMEERMGGATEDADIVNLHEMESNLVYFDTSLRANRMVVDRLTRYSGIRKFPEDQELLDDVIVENLQAIEMTQIYRDILKGTRELMSTVIDNRLNNIMKLLAAITIVMSIPTIISGLYGMNVNGNGMPFSKEPWGFMIICVLTLVICIVVTIVLRKKKML
- a CDS encoding YlmH/Sll1252 family protein, which encodes MNEEQVLIARLQDLAKRAYRQNIYTYTGFLTSAELAVVYEKQADFSFVGMTCFGGTPECERQMVQFGSEELFGYEGVFPISIILVEPLLDKFAEDLSHRDFLGALMNLGIERSVLGDILVKDGKRAYIFCQENIAAYIMEQLTKIKHTNVKTSLVEGGIEDLKPTLEDIHVIVSAPRFDAIVAAVTKCSRNETLDMFRAKKVTRNGRIEERNSLVLKEGDSFSVRGYGKFRYCGAGSETRKGRVNIYLKKYI
- a CDS encoding patatin-like phospholipase family protein, producing the protein MKTGIVLEGGAFRGLFTAGALDCLMDNQIVFDYVVGVSAGAGNAVNYLAGQKGRTKWTITASGENAYYGVKQMRKSKKMLDLDRMVMEFSHKQYPFDFEKFLASPSEVELVVTNCETGKAEYIAKTDDEKRMLTAVKASCSVPVLCNPVELDGFHYMDGSLADSIPVKRAFTVGCDRVVCILTRKPEEAPTNYGKIRVLMRTYKKKYPAFYDTLMRRREMYAKQLDRIDRYEKEGKLLVLRPELDSISKFEQDKEKQEAFYQNGYGQMEANLQKLQEFMQGK